The following are encoded together in the Naumannella cuiyingiana genome:
- a CDS encoding MFS transporter → MCHGAYVGISAALAAELLPEGRKAKGVAMVFSGITLAIVLGLPIGNLLGNQFGWRATFAVMTGIGVIVLIALIAFVPTGRGAPNDLRTETGWLRSEQVWLTLGVSVLGFGGVFGAFSYLAYTLSAVTRLGPTAIAGLLLVFGVGTFAGNLLGGSGVAGRLDDRFPVIVTAVVAMIMIGFGLTAAWPIAATIGVFAMGAVGFSLTPATQARILTWADGAGFASSANIAALNLGNWVGATLAGLALDGGHGAASPLFVGAAMTLCATGLMLWTIRRRPER, encoded by the coding sequence TTGTGCCACGGCGCCTATGTCGGGATCAGCGCGGCCCTGGCCGCCGAGTTGCTGCCCGAGGGACGCAAGGCCAAGGGGGTGGCGATGGTGTTCAGCGGGATCACGCTGGCGATCGTGCTCGGGCTGCCGATCGGCAACCTGCTCGGCAACCAGTTCGGCTGGCGGGCCACGTTCGCCGTGATGACCGGTATCGGCGTGATCGTGCTGATCGCATTGATCGCGTTCGTGCCGACCGGGCGGGGCGCCCCGAACGATCTGCGCACCGAGACGGGCTGGCTGCGTTCGGAGCAGGTCTGGCTGACCCTCGGGGTCAGCGTGCTCGGCTTCGGCGGGGTGTTCGGCGCGTTCTCGTATCTGGCCTACACGCTGAGCGCGGTCACCCGCCTCGGGCCGACGGCGATCGCCGGCCTGCTGCTGGTCTTCGGCGTCGGCACCTTTGCCGGCAACCTGCTCGGCGGGAGCGGGGTGGCCGGCCGGCTCGACGACCGGTTCCCGGTGATCGTCACGGCGGTCGTCGCGATGATCATGATCGGCTTCGGGCTGACCGCGGCCTGGCCGATCGCGGCGACGATCGGGGTCTTCGCGATGGGCGCGGTCGGGTTCAGCCTGACCCCGGCCACCCAGGCCCGGATCCTGACCTGGGCCGACGGCGCCGGTTTCGCCAGCAGCGCCAATATCGCGGCACTGAATCTGGGCAACTGGGTCGGGGCGACACTGGCCGGGTTGGCGTTGGACGGCGGCCACGGCGCCGCCTCGCCCCTGTTCGTCGGGGCGGCGATGACGCTGTGTGCGACCGGGTTGATGCTGTGGACGATCCGTCGCCGCCCTGAGCGGTGA
- the rho gene encoding transcription termination factor Rho: MVLPELKKVASQLGLKGAGTMRKGDLISAIRAAQGGAPTGGQAPRAAAAPTDAPATDAARSEQPRTEPARTEQARTEPARNEPAQAALPDADERAEEARRQARERSEQRRNGTGDQAGDNRPDGAEGRPDGERREGNRNENRNRDENRSRDENRSRDRDNGSRDENRSRDENRNRDNGNRDENRNRDENRNRDRDNGNRDRDDDGGGRRGRRRRNRDRQNRRGRGGMDRLEVDPVISEDDVLVQVSGILDVLDNYAFVRTSGYLPGSDDAYVSLSMVRKFGLRKGDVVTGVIREPREGERKEKFNPLVRIETINGDAPENAKNRPEFGKLTPLYPQERLRLETTPTNMTGRIIDLVAPIGKGQRGLIVSPAKAGKTMVMQNIANAITTNNPEVHLMVVLVDERPEEVTDFERTVTGEVISSTFDRPAGDHTTVAELAIERAKRLVELGHDVVVLLDGITRLGRAYNLAAPASGRILSGGVDSAALYPPKKFFGAARNIENGGSLTILATALIESGSKMDEVIFEEFKGTGNMELRLRRELAEKRVFPAIDVNSSTRREELLMSREELGIVWKLRRVLSGLDGQQALETLLNRMRKTQSNTEFLLQIQKTTPNRDDD, encoded by the coding sequence ATGGTGCTCCCCGAGCTCAAGAAGGTCGCCTCCCAGCTCGGCCTGAAGGGCGCCGGCACCATGCGCAAGGGAGACCTGATCTCGGCCATTCGCGCCGCGCAGGGCGGGGCCCCGACGGGCGGCCAGGCTCCCCGGGCAGCCGCCGCACCCACCGATGCCCCGGCCACCGATGCCGCGCGTAGCGAGCAGCCGCGAACCGAACCGGCCCGCACCGAACAGGCCCGTACCGAACCGGCCCGCAACGAACCGGCCCAGGCGGCGCTGCCCGATGCGGACGAGCGCGCCGAGGAGGCGCGCCGACAGGCCCGCGAGCGTTCCGAGCAGCGTCGCAACGGCACCGGCGACCAGGCCGGCGACAACCGCCCCGATGGCGCAGAGGGTCGCCCGGACGGCGAGCGCCGCGAAGGCAACCGCAACGAGAACCGCAATCGCGACGAGAACCGCAGCCGCGACGAGAACCGCAGCCGCGACCGGGACAACGGCAGTCGCGACGAGAACCGCAGCCGCGACGAGAACCGCAACCGGGACAACGGCAATCGCGACGAGAACCGGAACCGCGACGAGAACCGGAACCGCGACCGGGACAACGGCAATCGCGACCGCGATGACGACGGGGGTGGCCGGCGCGGTCGCCGCCGGCGCAACCGCGACCGGCAGAACCGCCGCGGCCGTGGCGGGATGGATCGCCTCGAGGTCGATCCGGTGATCAGCGAGGACGACGTGCTGGTCCAGGTCTCCGGCATCCTCGACGTGCTGGACAACTACGCCTTTGTCCGGACCAGCGGCTACCTGCCGGGCTCCGACGACGCCTACGTCTCGCTGTCGATGGTCCGCAAGTTCGGCCTGCGCAAGGGCGACGTCGTGACCGGCGTCATCCGCGAACCGCGGGAGGGCGAGCGCAAGGAGAAGTTCAACCCGCTGGTCCGGATCGAGACCATCAACGGCGACGCTCCGGAGAACGCGAAGAACCGCCCGGAGTTCGGCAAGCTCACCCCGCTCTACCCGCAGGAGCGACTGCGGCTGGAGACGACGCCGACCAACATGACCGGTCGGATCATCGACCTGGTCGCCCCGATCGGCAAGGGCCAGCGCGGCCTGATCGTCTCCCCGGCCAAGGCCGGCAAGACGATGGTGATGCAGAACATCGCCAACGCGATCACCACCAACAATCCCGAGGTGCACCTGATGGTGGTGCTCGTCGACGAGCGCCCGGAAGAGGTCACCGACTTCGAGCGGACCGTGACCGGCGAGGTGATCTCCTCGACCTTCGACCGGCCCGCCGGTGATCACACCACCGTCGCGGAGCTGGCGATCGAGCGCGCCAAGCGGCTGGTCGAACTCGGCCACGACGTGGTCGTCCTGCTGGACGGCATCACCCGGCTCGGTCGGGCGTACAACCTGGCCGCTCCCGCGTCGGGCCGGATCCTGTCCGGCGGCGTCGACTCGGCCGCGCTCTACCCGCCGAAGAAGTTCTTCGGTGCCGCGCGCAACATCGAGAACGGCGGCTCGCTGACGATCCTTGCCACCGCGCTGATCGAGAGCGGCTCGAAGATGGACGAAGTGATCTTCGAGGAGTTCAAGGGCACCGGCAACATGGAGCTGCGGTTGCGTCGCGAACTGGCCGAGAAGCGGGTTTTCCCCGCCATCGACGTCAACTCCTCGACGCGGCGAGAAGAGTTGTTGATGAGCCGCGAGGAGCTGGGCATCGTCTGGAAGCTGCGCCGCGTGCTCAGTGGGCTGGACGGGCAGCAGGCGCTGGAGACGCTGCTGAACCGGATGCGGAAGACGCAGAGCAACACCGAGTTCTTGTTGCAGATCCAAAAGACCACGCCGAACCGCGACGACGACTGA
- the thrB gene encoding homoserine kinase gives MPPLELRVPATSANLGPGFDSLGLAWDLCDRVRVRVAREYAVEVTGEGAGDVPRGPDHLIIATLLGALRDLGGPVPPAVALEAENAIPHARGLGSSAAAVVAGLLAAWTWARPGRPVDERWLLRRARAVEGHLDNAAPALLGGLTLVVPGEDRVLRLPLDPRVAGAAFVPGDALATRAARGVLPPTVPHTDAAENAGAAGLLVHALAGAPEELLAATRDRLHQPYRAPLMPASAALVERLRDAGAAAVVSGAGPTVVVLGTAAELAGIAPATGFRVRRLRPGPGASVGTPGD, from the coding sequence CTGCCGCCCCTGGAGCTGCGGGTTCCCGCCACCTCGGCCAACCTCGGCCCGGGCTTCGACAGCCTGGGGCTGGCGTGGGATCTGTGCGACCGGGTGCGCGTCCGGGTTGCCCGCGAGTACGCCGTCGAGGTCACCGGGGAGGGTGCCGGTGACGTGCCTCGCGGTCCGGACCATCTGATCATCGCCACGCTGCTCGGGGCCCTGCGCGACCTCGGCGGCCCGGTTCCGCCAGCGGTGGCGCTCGAGGCCGAGAACGCCATCCCGCACGCGCGGGGGCTGGGATCCTCGGCCGCGGCCGTCGTCGCCGGGTTGCTCGCGGCCTGGACGTGGGCCCGACCCGGCCGGCCGGTCGACGAGCGCTGGTTGCTGCGGCGCGCCCGGGCCGTCGAGGGCCACCTGGACAATGCGGCGCCGGCGCTGCTCGGCGGCCTGACGCTGGTGGTGCCGGGGGAGGACCGGGTGCTGCGGCTGCCGCTGGACCCGCGGGTCGCCGGCGCGGCCTTCGTCCCGGGTGACGCGCTCGCCACCCGGGCGGCGCGCGGCGTACTCCCGCCGACCGTCCCACACACCGACGCTGCCGAGAACGCCGGCGCCGCGGGCCTGCTGGTGCATGCCCTGGCCGGGGCGCCGGAGGAGTTGCTTGCCGCGACCCGGGACCGGCTGCACCAGCCGTACCGGGCTCCGCTGATGCCGGCCTCGGCGGCGCTGGTGGAGCGCCTGCGCGACGCCGGCGCGGCGGCCGTCGTCTCGGGCGCCGGCCCGACGGTGGTGGTGCTCGGGACGGCGGCCGAGCTGGCCGGCATTGCGCCGGCGACCGGGTTCCGGGTGCGGCGGCTGCGGCCCGGCCCGGGGGCGAGCGTCGGCACGCCGGGGGACTGA
- the thrC gene encoding threonine synthase codes for MGDASRATTNGLIARYRDRLPIGDEDPVISLGEGGTPLVRADHLSDRLACEVWIKVEGANPTGSFKDRGMTVAISRAVADGANAVVCASTGNTSASAAAYAARAGLRALVLLPAGRIATGKLAQAVVHGAEIVQVDGNFDDCLEVTRKLSEAYPVALVNSVNPDRLEGQKTAAFEIVDALGDAPDLHVLPVGNAGNISAYWMGYREYAADERATRTPAMWGFQAAGAAPLVAGHPILEPDTVATAIRIGNPASGELARRAVTESGGRFGAVTDEEILAAQSLLASREGIFVEPASASGVAGLLAAYAAGELRPGRRIVVTCTGNGLKDIDTAMRGREVAPDILPAEAAAVAEVLGLAS; via the coding sequence ATGGGCGACGCATCGAGGGCGACCACCAACGGGCTGATCGCCCGCTATCGGGACCGCTTGCCGATCGGCGACGAGGACCCGGTGATCAGCCTGGGGGAAGGCGGGACCCCGCTGGTGCGGGCGGACCACCTGTCCGACCGGCTCGCCTGCGAGGTCTGGATCAAGGTCGAGGGGGCGAACCCGACGGGATCCTTCAAGGACCGCGGCATGACGGTGGCGATCAGCCGGGCCGTGGCCGACGGGGCGAACGCGGTGGTCTGCGCCTCCACCGGCAACACCTCGGCCTCGGCGGCGGCCTATGCCGCTCGCGCCGGGCTGCGCGCGCTGGTCCTGCTGCCGGCCGGGCGGATCGCGACCGGGAAGCTCGCCCAGGCGGTGGTGCACGGTGCCGAGATCGTGCAGGTGGACGGCAACTTCGACGACTGCCTGGAGGTGACTCGCAAGCTGTCGGAGGCCTATCCGGTCGCGCTGGTGAACTCGGTCAATCCCGATCGCCTGGAGGGCCAGAAGACGGCGGCCTTCGAGATCGTCGACGCGCTCGGCGACGCGCCGGATCTGCACGTCCTGCCGGTCGGCAATGCCGGGAACATCTCCGCGTACTGGATGGGCTATCGGGAGTACGCCGCCGACGAGCGGGCGACCCGGACACCCGCGATGTGGGGATTCCAGGCGGCGGGTGCCGCGCCGCTCGTCGCCGGGCATCCGATCCTCGAGCCCGACACGGTCGCGACGGCGATCCGGATCGGCAATCCGGCCTCGGGCGAGCTGGCCCGGCGCGCGGTCACCGAGTCCGGCGGGCGCTTCGGTGCGGTCACCGACGAAGAGATCCTCGCCGCGCAGTCGCTGCTGGCCTCGCGCGAGGGGATCTTCGTCGAGCCCGCGTCGGCGAGCGGCGTGGCGGGTCTGCTCGCGGCCTATGCGGCCGGCGAGCTTCGCCCGGGGCGCCGGATCGTCGTCACCTGCACGGGGAACGGGCTGAAGGACATCGACACCGCGATGCGCGGTCGCGAGGTCGCCCCCGACATCTTGCCGGCCGAGGCGGCCGCGGTCGCCGAGGTGCTGGGGCTGGCCAGTTGA
- a CDS encoding homoserine dehydrogenase: protein MTESRQPPAAGEPLRIALLGCGVVGSEVARLITGSADDLRARIGRPLELVGIGVRRTGIERPGIDPALFTTDTAALVARDDVDIVIELIGGIEPARSLITSAIDHGASVITANKALLAEDGASLFAAAEQAGVDLYFEAAVAGAIPIIRPLRESLVGDEITQVMGIVNGTTNFILDKMHSQGAGYADVLAEAQALGYAEADPTADVEGFDAAAKAAILAGLAFHSRVSGADVHREGITEVTRSDIASARDMGCVVKLLAICELSGDGADATINARVHPAMIPDSHPLASVGGAYNAVFVQSRSAGQLMFYGPGAGGSPTASAVLGDLVTVARNRVRETSGPGESSYARRPVRSIGEVVTRYHLSLEVDDRAGVLAAIANCFAEHDVSVQTLRQVTSPGDGAEARIVVVTHPAPDAALSACVTALSDLPAVHEVLSVMRVEGMTTP from the coding sequence ATGACCGAGTCCCGCCAGCCGCCGGCCGCCGGGGAGCCCCTGCGGATCGCCCTGCTCGGCTGCGGGGTCGTCGGCTCCGAGGTGGCGCGCCTGATCACGGGCTCCGCAGACGATCTGCGCGCGCGGATCGGCCGGCCACTGGAGCTGGTCGGGATCGGGGTACGCCGGACCGGGATCGAGCGCCCCGGCATCGACCCCGCGCTGTTCACCACCGACACCGCTGCGCTGGTCGCCCGCGACGACGTGGACATCGTGATCGAGCTGATCGGTGGGATCGAGCCCGCCCGGTCCTTGATCACCTCCGCGATCGATCATGGTGCCTCGGTGATCACCGCGAACAAGGCGCTGCTGGCCGAGGACGGCGCGAGCCTGTTCGCCGCGGCCGAGCAGGCCGGTGTCGATCTCTACTTCGAGGCGGCGGTCGCGGGCGCGATCCCGATCATCCGGCCGCTGCGCGAATCGCTGGTCGGCGACGAGATCACCCAGGTGATGGGCATCGTCAACGGCACCACGAACTTCATCCTCGACAAGATGCACAGCCAGGGCGCCGGGTACGCCGATGTGCTCGCCGAGGCCCAGGCGCTCGGCTATGCCGAGGCCGATCCGACCGCCGACGTCGAGGGCTTCGACGCGGCCGCCAAGGCCGCGATCCTGGCCGGACTCGCCTTCCACAGCCGGGTTTCCGGCGCCGATGTGCACCGCGAGGGGATCACCGAGGTCACCCGCAGCGACATCGCCTCGGCTCGCGACATGGGTTGCGTGGTGAAACTGCTGGCGATCTGTGAGTTGTCCGGGGACGGGGCGGACGCGACGATCAACGCCCGCGTGCACCCGGCGATGATCCCGGACTCGCATCCGCTCGCCTCCGTCGGCGGGGCGTACAACGCGGTCTTCGTGCAGTCCCGCTCGGCCGGGCAACTGATGTTCTACGGCCCGGGCGCCGGCGGTAGCCCCACCGCCTCGGCCGTTCTCGGCGATCTTGTCACCGTGGCCCGCAACCGGGTCCGCGAGACCTCGGGTCCCGGGGAATCCAGCTATGCGAGGCGACCGGTGCGCAGCATCGGCGAGGTGGTCACCCGCTACCACCTGAGCCTCGAGGTCGACGACCGGGCCGGCGTGCTGGCCGCCATCGCGAACTGCTTCGCCGAGCACGATGTGTCCGTGCAGACCCTGCGCCAGGTGACCAGCCCGGGCGACGGGGCCGAGGCCCGGATTGTGGTGGTCACCCATCCCGCACCCGACGCGGCGTTGAGCGCCTGCGTCACGGCCCTGTCCGACCTGCCGGCGGTGCACGAGGTGCTCAGCGTGATGCGGGTGGAGGGCATGACCACCCCGTGA
- the lysA gene encoding diaminopimelate decarboxylase codes for MSHTHVAGSIHADVSAPAPGWLRRPDDVNALLPQLWARGVTRSPSGELEVAGIGVTRLAAEAGTPAYVFDEADLRARARAFADAFAGWQVYYAGKSFLCTAVARWVAEEGLSLDVCTGGELAVALRAGVDPARIGFHGNNKSVAELAAALDAGVGRIVVDSTIELERLSALAAERGVRAPVLIRVTVGVEAHTHEYIATAHEDQKFGFSLVTGEAMAAVESCLAAPGIDLRGIHSHIGSQIFETSGFEIAVRRTVGMLADIASRTGRELPELDLGGGFGIAYTTLDDPAPPQQLADELAALVRAECAARGIGVPELSIEPGRAISGPAAFMLYEVGTVKPVTLSGGGVRTYLSVDGGMSDNIRTALYAAEYSATLANRASDAPPVLCRVVGKHCESGDIVVRDEFLPGDIVPGDLIAVPGAGAYARSMASNYNHVPRPPVIAAADGEWRTLVRRETVDDLLALDVG; via the coding sequence AGTTGTGGGCCCGGGGGGTGACGCGATCGCCCTCGGGCGAGCTGGAGGTGGCGGGGATCGGGGTCACCCGGCTGGCGGCCGAGGCCGGTACGCCGGCCTATGTCTTCGACGAGGCCGACCTGCGGGCCCGCGCCCGCGCGTTCGCCGATGCCTTCGCCGGCTGGCAGGTCTACTACGCCGGCAAGTCCTTCCTGTGCACCGCGGTCGCCCGCTGGGTCGCCGAGGAGGGGCTGTCGCTGGACGTGTGTACCGGTGGCGAACTCGCCGTCGCCCTGCGCGCCGGCGTCGACCCCGCGCGGATCGGCTTCCACGGGAACAACAAGTCGGTGGCCGAGCTGGCCGCCGCGCTCGATGCCGGGGTCGGCCGGATCGTGGTCGACTCGACCATCGAGCTGGAACGCCTGTCCGCGCTCGCCGCCGAGCGCGGCGTACGGGCCCCGGTGCTGATCCGGGTCACCGTCGGCGTCGAGGCGCACACCCACGAGTACATCGCGACGGCCCACGAGGACCAGAAGTTCGGCTTCTCGCTGGTGACGGGGGAGGCGATGGCGGCGGTCGAGTCGTGCCTGGCGGCGCCCGGGATCGACCTGCGGGGCATTCACTCCCACATCGGCTCGCAGATCTTCGAGACCTCCGGCTTCGAGATCGCAGTCCGTCGCACGGTCGGCATGCTCGCCGACATCGCTTCCCGGACGGGCCGCGAACTGCCCGAGCTCGACCTCGGTGGCGGGTTCGGGATCGCCTACACGACCCTCGACGACCCGGCCCCGCCGCAGCAGCTCGCCGACGAGCTCGCGGCGCTGGTGCGGGCCGAGTGCGCGGCGCGGGGGATCGGCGTACCGGAACTGTCGATCGAGCCTGGCCGCGCGATCAGCGGCCCGGCGGCGTTCATGCTGTACGAGGTCGGCACGGTCAAGCCGGTGACGCTGTCCGGCGGCGGCGTGCGTACCTATCTGTCGGTGGACGGGGGGATGAGCGACAACATCCGCACGGCGCTGTACGCCGCGGAGTACTCGGCGACCCTGGCCAACCGCGCCTCCGACGCGCCGCCGGTGCTCTGTCGGGTCGTCGGCAAACACTGCGAATCGGGCGACATCGTCGTCCGCGACGAGTTCCTGCCCGGCGACATCGTGCCGGGCGACCTGATCGCGGTGCCCGGCGCCGGGGCGTACGCCCGATCGATGGCGAGCAACTACAACCACGTGCCGCGGCCGCCGGTGATCGCCGCCGCCGACGGCGAGTGGCGCACCCTGGTCCGCCGCGAGACCGTCGACGACCTGCTCGCGCTGGACGTTGGTTGA